The region TTTCGCAGCGTTTGTTGAGATTGTATCAGTTTTGTGAAGAACAAACCAGAAAAAATAATTTTGAAATAGTTACAAAGATTTTATCAGAACTTAGGGAAAGCTGGCTTAATGCTGTCCAAAACAAACAGGTTGCGTAATGGCTTATGATCTTTTAACAACTTCGGGCATTAATTCGTTAGTAAATTCCTATATCAATAGTGAAAAATCTAATCGTATTTCCCCTTTAGAAGTCAGAAAGACAAAGTACACAAAAGTTTCTAATATTTATTCCGGACTGCTTACTAAAGTTGATGCTCTCAAAAGTAAAATGAACGCTTTAAAAGCTACCGGAACATCATCTGTTTTTGCGGCAAAAAAAGCTGTTTCAAGTAATACTACTGCAGTTACAGTTAGTGCAGGACAGGCAGCACAAAAAGGAAATTTTTCACTTCGGGTAAATCAACTGGCAAAAAATGATCTTATAGTTTCTTTAGATAAAGAATCAAACGGCTTTTCGTCAATTACAACTCCTGGCACATATTCGTTTACTATAAAAAGTGGAGATGGCGAAGGCGGACAGTTTTACAGTAATGTATCATTAAATCTTAATGAAAGTGATTTTACAAACGGCAATATTACCTTTGATGCACTTTCTAAAAAAATATCTAAAGCAATTAATGATGATAAAGCAGAAGTATTATCTGATTCAGTTTCGGGGAGTTCAATTTCTTCAGGAACATTTAAAGTTAACTTAAACGGAACCGAAACAACAATAAATTATTCTGCTGGAACTTATGAAGAAGTAATTGATAGCATAATCTCTCAATTGGAAAAAGTTTCAGGTTTAACAGCAGAAAAAGTATTGGATGGATCAAACGTTAAACTAAAATTTACAGTTACCGATTCATCTAAATACATTTCGATTGGTGATGATACCGGTACATTATTATCCGAGTTAGGTGTTTCTGTAAATAAAGAAAAAGGTGCTTCGGGTATTGTAAGCGCCACATCTTTTTCTCCGGCAACCGGATTATCGCAAATTTCTTTGACTGCTAAGAATTCGGGCTCAGGTTTTAAAATTGAAGAAATATCTGATACAGCTGGAAATATTTTATCAGAGTTTGGATTAAATCTTGGAACAAACAGAACCGCATTTGTTCAGAATGAAAGCGGTGAAGATACTGCTGGTTTTGTTTACAATCTTTCTTCACTTAATTCAAGGATTAATTTTAATGGTTTGAACATTGAGAGAAATTCAAATACAATTTCAGATCTTGTTTCGGGTGTTACAATAAATCTTAAAGCAGTTATGTCTGAAGATGATACCGACATAAATGTTGATGTTACTAATGATGTAAATTCAGTTAAAGGTAAAGTTGAAGAGTTTATCTCTGCTTTTAAT is a window of Ignavibacterium sp. DNA encoding:
- the fliD gene encoding flagellar filament capping protein FliD — protein: MAYDLLTTSGINSLVNSYINSEKSNRISPLEVRKTKYTKVSNIYSGLLTKVDALKSKMNALKATGTSSVFAAKKAVSSNTTAVTVSAGQAAQKGNFSLRVNQLAKNDLIVSLDKESNGFSSITTPGTYSFTIKSGDGEGGQFYSNVSLNLNESDFTNGNITFDALSKKISKAINDDKAEVLSDSVSGSSISSGTFKVNLNGTETTINYSAGTYEEVIDSIISQLEKVSGLTAEKVLDGSNVKLKFTVTDSSKYISIGDDTGTLLSELGVSVNKEKGASGIVSATSFSPATGLSQISLTAKNSGSGFKIEEISDTAGNILSEFGLNLGTNRTAFVQNESGEDTAGFVYNLSSLNSRINFNGLNIERNSNTISDLVSGVTINLKAVMSEDDTDINVDVTNDVNSVKGKVEEFISAFNDIYTYIKTNSTSVDGVRGALLGDASASSLLSILNSTAYSQISGLGSNTINSLSKMGITFNANTGLSITNSSQLTNVLEDNILEVEQLFVSENGVASNLYNKLQPYTGSAGYLTTRKNSLDNNIESINDSITQAQSKIDKRAEALRMQYIQLQSQLSELLASVGNFSSDIWGI